From the Euphorbia lathyris chromosome 6, ddEupLath1.1, whole genome shotgun sequence genome, one window contains:
- the LOC136234210 gene encoding uncharacterized protein has translation MAEKLAPEKRHSFVHNGQTVFEWDQTLEEVNMYINLPPNVHPKQFYCKIQSKHVEVGIKGNPPYLDHDLSSPVKTDSSFWTLEDDILHITLQKRDKGQTWASPILGQGQLDPYSTDLEQKRLMLQRFQEENPGFDFSQAQFTGNCPDPRTFMGGIRTD, from the exons atggcTGAGAAATTGGCTCCAGAGAAGCGCCACAGCTTCGTCCACAACG GCCAGACTGTATTTGAATGGGATCAAACCCTAGAAGAGGTAAATATGTACATTAATTTACCCCCAAATGTTCATCCAAAGCAGTTCTATTGCAAAATTCAATCCAAACATGTTGAAGTTGGCATCAAAGGAAACCCTCCTTATCTCGAT CATGACCTCTCCAGCCCAGTGAAGACTGATTCTTCTTTTTGGACGTTAG AGGATGATATATTGCACATAACTCTGCAGAAAAGGGACAAGGGTCAGACATGGGCTTCTCCAATTTTGGGGCAGGGTCAATTGGACCCTTACTCCACTGATCTTGAACAGAAGCGTCTCATGCTTCAGAGATTTCAGGAAGAG AATCCTGGGTTTGACTTCTCACAGGCTCAGTTTACGGGGAACTGTCCGGACCCTAGAACATTTATGGGTGGAATCCGCACAGATTGA